The segment ttttttctttttttggggggggggggggagggacgGACACACGGACATGGTGACACCCGCCGTGACGCCTCCGCTCCCTCCCCCAGCAACAGAAAGCGGCGCTGCTGAAGAACAGCTCGGCGCTGCAGTCGGTCTCGCTGCGCAATAAAAGTGAGTGGGGTGCGATGTGGTGGGAGGGggcccttcccccccccccccatgctgcCTGTCACTGGGGTGTCCTTGTGGCaggagacacccccccccgcacTGTGGGGACACCCCCGGGGAGGccgagggacacagagcagggggatgcaGTATCGGGGTGTCCCCCGTGGGCAGTGGGGGCAGCGGTGCAGCCCGGGGGGGTCACGGCGCTGACCCCCcgctgtgtgtccccccccagccgCCATCCGCGAGCGCCCCAACTCGGCCATTTACCCCTCGGAGAGCTTCCGCCAGACGCTGCTGGGTCCCCGCCGTGGCCgaccctccctctccctctccaaGAGCGTCTCCACCACCAACATCGCGGGGTAAATTGGGTGGGAGGGGGCATGGCGTGGAAATGGGGGTCCCAGGGGGGTCCCCAGAGTGTCCCCAACAtgtgccacccccccacccaggaCGTTTAACGATGAGTCTCCCCTGGGGATACGGCGCATCCTGTCCCAGTCCACAGACTCCCTCAACATGCGGAACCGGACACTCTCCGTGGAGTCGCTCATCGACGAAGGTGGGGACCCACCGGGGCGGGGGacgtggggtggggtgtgtgggggggacacggggcacAGGGCCACCCCCTCGCTACTCGCCCTGCCCTCCTGCGCAGGCCCCGACGTCATCCTCAACCAGCTGATGAGCGACTTCGAGACGGACGGGAAGGACTTTGAGGCGGATTCCTGGAGCTTGGCGGTGGACAACAGCTACCTGCAGCAGCACAAGATGGACGTCATGAAGCGCCAGGACGTCATCTACGGTGAGCGGCCCCCTGGGGACCGGTGGGACGGGGAAGGGGACGCGGGGACACGGGGTGAGTTGGGGGATGGAGGATGGACACAGGGGTGGGTCGGAGCTGCAGGCGTGGGGGTGCGGgatgggggatgtggggacagggtgggggacacagggatgggTCGGAGGTGTGGGGATGGGTGGGAAGAGTTGGGGACATGAGGACAGGTCAGAGATGGGGACACAGGGCCAGGGCAGGGACACAGAGACACATCAGAGGTGGGagtgcagggatggggacacaggACGGGTCAGAGATGCAGGGACAGGGATGAAGagatggggacacagggacagggtgggggacacagggacagatCAGAGATGCAaagatgggggacacagggacagggtgGGGGACACAAGGATGGGTCAGAGATGCAAGGATGGGGATGCAGAGCTGGGACACAGAGACAGGACAGGGGACACAGGGGTGGGGATGAAGGGCTGGGGACACCTGGGGGCGGTGGGGCTGGGGCGAGGTGCCGTCCCCACGGGGCGGAGCGGGCTGGTCCCCGCCGCGGTGGCCGTCCCCTCTGACCCGCCCCGCGGCGCCGCAGAGCTGATCCAGACGGAGATCCACCACGTCCGCACGCTGAAGATCATGGCCACCATGTTCCGCAAGGCCATGCTGGAGGACCTGCAGGTGGACCCGGCACGGTGCAGAAGATCTTCCCCTGCGTGGACGAGCTGAGCCAGATCCACGAGCGGTTCCTGGCGCAGCTCCTGGAGCGGCGCCGCGAGTCCCTGGCCCACGACAGCAACAAGAATTTTGTCATCAACCGGCTGGGGGACATCCTGGTCAACCAGGTGGGGATGGCGCGGGGCCACCAGGGTGCTGGCGgcaggggggggggcgggatacAGCTCGCTGACGTCCCCTCGTCTTCCCCTCCGCCCAGTTTTCGGGTGCCAGCGCGGAGCAGCTGAAGAAAGCCTACTCCGAGTTCTGCAGCAAGCACACAAGGCTGTGAAGGAGTACAAGGACCTGCTCGCCCGTGACAAGCGCTTCCAGCAGTTCATCCGGGTGAGCCCCCGTCGTCCCCGCGCGGCTCCGGGGGGACCCCCAGGGTGGGTGTCGGGGTGTCCCTGCAGGCTCCGGGCTTCGTGTCCCGCTGGATGAGCCTCTGCCaactccgtgcctcagtttcccccactGCGCGTCCCCCCGAATGCCTCCCAGCGTGGTTGTGAGCCCcgtgggggggggccgggggctgctaaCAGGGTGCCCTgtgcttcctcccctccccgcggCCGGGCAGAGGATGACGCGCTCGCCGCTGCTGCGCCGTCACGGGGTGCCCGAGTGCATCTTGCTGGTGACGCAGAGGATCACCAAGTACCGGTGCTCATTGAGCGCATCTGAAGAACTCCAAAGGTAACGGGGCCGCATGGGGGGGCCGCCCGCATTTTGGGAGGGCTTGGGGGGTTTCCAGCCCTGAGcgtgtccccccacacccctcccagACAACGAGGGTGACTCGGCGGACCTGTCGCGAGCGCTGAAGCTGGTGAAGGAGCTGATCTCCTCCGTCAACGAGGAGGTGCACACGTGCGAGATGAACGCGCGGCTCTGGGACGTCTACAGGCGCGTGGACGGTCGCGCCAAAGTGCAGCTGCCCTGGGAGAGCCGCGCCGGCGTCTTCGGCAAGGACGAGCTCCTGCGGCGCAAGCTGGTGCACAGCGGCTGCATGCTCTGGAAAACGGCGGCCGGGCGCTTCAAAGGTGGGGAgcgcagggtgctggggggggggaggcacgAATACTGGGGGGCCAGGGTGCTGTGGGATGGGGGTgccaggggatggggacaccGGGGCACCAAGAAGCTATGGGGTGGGGTACTAGGGGACCAGGGTGCTGTGGAGTGGGGGACCAGGGGATGGGGATGCCCAGGTTGCTGTGGGATGGGGATGCCAGGGAATGGGGATACTGGGGGACCAGGAAGCAGTGGGATGGGGATACTGGGGGACCAGGGTGCTGTGGAGTGGGGATACTGGGGGACCAGGGTGCTGTGGGATGGGGGACCAGGGGATGGGGATGCCCAGGTTGCTGTGGGATGGGGATGCCAGGGAATAGGGATACTGGGGGACCAGGGAGCAGTGGGATGGGGATACTGGGGGACCAGGGTGCTGTGGGATGGGGATACTGGGGGACCAGAATGCCAAGGAATGGGGGACCAGGGGATGGGGATACTGGGGACCAGGGAGCTATGGGGTGGGAGTACTGGGGGACCAGGGTGCTGTGGGATGAGGGTACTGGGATGCCCAGAGACTGGGATGCCAGGGCAGGGGGAACCTGGGcattggggtgctgggggagcagggtgcCAGGAGATGGGGGTACCAGGGGATGGAGGTCCTAGGGCACGGGGATGCCTGTGGGGCAGGGTGCCAGGCGCAGGGGTGCCGGGTGGCCCTCACCCTCCATGGACAAatctgggggtccctggggctcTGTGGGGTGGGACACGCCCCCGCCTTGCCCCCACCCCGGCGTCTCACGGCCCTGCGCTCCCTCCCAGACGTCCTGGTGCTGCTGATGACCGATGTCCTCATCTTCCTGCAAGAGAAGGACCAGAAATACACCTTCCCCATGCTGGTGAGCTACCGTCGcctgccccccccggcccccccagccccccaacgTCATTCCGAGCCCGTCCCCCCGCATCCCGCAGGACAAACCGGCCGTCATCTCCCTGCAAAACCTCATCGTGCGAGATATCGCCAACCAGGAGAAGGGGATGTTCCTGATCAGCGCGGCGCCGCCGGAGATGTACGAGGTCCACGCCGCCTCCCGCGACGACCGCAACAACTGGATGAAAGTCATCCAGCAGACGGTCGGCCTGTGAGTGCCAGCCccggggcagaggggaggggggCCACACATGGATTTTTGGGGGGGATCCTTTGAGTTTTGGCAAGGTGCAGGTCGTGGTTTTGACCCGCCCCGATCCCTCCCAGCTGTCCCAGCCGCCAGGACTTTCCCCTGATCGAGACGGAGATCGAAGCGTCCTTACGCAAACTGAAAGGTGGGTGCTGCTGCCGCGGGGgtcccccctgtccccctctgtcccccccccccatccctgctcaCTTCCCCCTGCCCCGCAGACCGTATCCTGCAGCACGATCGGAAGATCACGgcgctgctggaggagaaggtggggcTCTTTGCCGACATGCTGGCCCTGGCCAGCGGCTGCGAGGAGCCCTCGCCCACCCTGGCCCCCCGCTCCCTCTTCCGCTCCGACTCGGCCGAGGGTTCCCGaggggaaaagctgctgcacGACGCCATCCGGGAAGGTACGGACGCTCCGGGAGGCTCCGGAAGGCTCCGGGAGGCTCTGGGATGCTCCAGGAGGCTCCAGGATGCTCTGGGACACTCTGGGATGCTCCGGGACGCTCTGGAGCGCTCCAGGAGGCTCTGGGATGCTCTGGGGCACTCTGGGATGCTCTGGGAGGCTCTGGGACGTTCCGGGATGCTCTGGAACACTCCGGGAGGCTCCGGGGTGCTCTGGGATGCTCTGGGACGCTCCGGGACACTCTGGAAGGCTCCGGGATGCGCTGGGGTGGGGACACTGAGGCACGGGGCTGGACTGGGGGGTCCCCGGGCGGCGCAGGCCTCATCCTGCGCCTCCCCGCAGTGGAGTGCCTGAAGGAAATCTTCACGGGCGCCGGCCGCGACCGTGACCAGAACAACCTCGTCGAGGCcgagagctgccccagccccggcgccaGCAGTAAGATGGGGGCTGGGGGGCGTTGTCCATGaccgggggggggctggggggtgtctGTGCctggctggggggggtcccccgGCACCGTGGTGGGGCTCAACCCCCGCCTCTCCCTGCAGACGGCGACACCGGCAGCTTCAACGGCTCCCTGGAGTTCTGCAGGGCAGAGTCGGACGCGGGGCAGCGGGTGAGTGCGGGGGGGGACACCGAGGAGGGGGGGCATGGGACACCCCCACCCCGCGCTGGGGCCACCGTGGTGTCACCGGTCTCTCTCCGTAGGACGGGAACGGTAACCAGGTGCTGCAGAGGGTACCCCAGGAGGTAAGGGGGGGCGGTTTTGGGGGGGCAGTTTGGGGGGCACGATTTAGGGGGGGCAGCTCAGGGGCTCCCTCCCGGGGGTGcggccgtgcctcagtttccccgggGGTGACGTCCcgcccccttctcccccccccagGAGATCAACCAGCGGCTGGTGAACCTCTACGGGCTCCtgcacgggctgcaggtgggtgggGCCACGCtcgggggggcagggggggaccAGCCGGcatcccccctgccctgcccacaccccccgcctgcctgcacccccctgcccacaccccctGCCTGCCTACAcccccctgcccacaccccctgtctgcctgcacccccctgcccacaccccctgtctgcctgcacccccctgcccacaccccctGCCTGCCTACAcccccctgcccacaccccctgtctgcctgcacccccctgcccacaccccctgcctgcctgcacccccctgcccacaccccctgcctgcctgcatccccctgcctaCACACATCCCCCTCCctgcactccctgcctgcacacatCCCCCTACCTGCCTGTatccccctgcctgcacctcctgcCTACATCCATCCCCCTACCTACACACATCCTCCTGCTCACACCATTCTGCCCACACCCCTCTGCCCACACACATCCCCCTGCCCGCAcaatccccctgcctgcacaCATCCCCCTGCCTGTACCCCCtacctgcctgcatccccctgcccgcaCCTCCTGCCTACATCcatccccctgcctgcatccccctgcctaAACACACCCCCCTGCCTACATGCATCTCTCTGCCTACACACATCCTCCTGCCTACACACACCCCATCTCTCTGCCTACACACATCCTCCTGCCTACATgcatcccctgcctgcatccccctgcctgtACCTCCTGCCTACATATATCCTCCTGCCTACATATATCCCCCTGTCTGCATCATCCCCCTGCCTGCATCATCCCCCTGCCTacatccccctgcctgcacccctctgCCTCCATCCAtccccctgcccgcaccccctgcccgcgcccctgcccaccctgcccgccTCCCCGCAGGCGGTGGTGAGCCAGCAGGACacgctgctggagctgcagctgcaggagggTCCGGAGAAGCCGCCGTCCCGCCGCGGCTCCGCGGCCGCCCCGGTCGagccggcagcgcgggcagcgggcgAGAAGCCGGGCACCACGGAGCTGGCGCTGCTGCAGCGGCAACACgggctgctgcaggaggagctgggccgCTGCCGGCAGCTCTGCCAGGAGCGGGCGCAGGAGGCGGCGGCGCTGGAGACGCGGCTGCGGGACAGCGAGCAGGAGCGCGGGCGCCTGGAGCGCGAGCTGGAGGAGGCCCGGCGGCACTTGGGCGCCCTGCGGCAAGATGGCGGCCCGAGGGGACGGCGCGTGGATCCGCGGCGGAGGAGTCTGCCGGCCGGGGACGCGCTTTACCTCAGCTTCACCCCGCCCCAGgtagcggggaggggggggtcaggcGTGACACGAGTGCGTCCGGCCTCAGCCCCACCGGGTTTGGGGCTTGGGGTGGGGAAGATACACTCATGCGTGACACGAGTGCGTCCGGCCTCAGCCCGACCGGGTTTggggcttggggtgggggaagataCACTCATGTGTGACATGAGTGCGTCTGGCCTCAGCCCGCCTGGGTTTGGGGCCTGGAGAAGGGGGAAGATACACTCATGCGTGACACGAGTGCGTCCGGCCTCAGCCTGACCGGGTTTggggcttggggtgggggaagatgtGCTCATGCATGACATGAGTGTGTCCGGCCTCAGCCCACCAGGGTTTGGGGCCTGGAGAAGGGGGAAGATACACTCATGCGTGACACGAGTGCGTCCGGCCTCAGCCCGACCGGGTTTGGGGCCTGGAGCGTGGGAAGATACACTCATGCATGACATGAGTGCGTCCGGCCTCAGCTACTCCGGCTCTGGGGCCTCAGGGGGTGGGAGGGATGTGCTCATGCGTGACACGAGCGTGTCCGGCCTCAGCCCCCACGTACTGGGGGGGGGCGTGCAGGGCCTCAGGCCtgacccccccccacccaccccccccgcagCTGAGCCACGGCCCCCACCCCGCCGGCCTGAGCTACCACCACCCCGCCTTCGCCCCCTGCCCCCGCCAGGAGCTGGAttaccggggcgggggggaccccGACCGCCTGCGGGAGGA is part of the Strix aluco isolate bStrAlu1 chromosome 30, bStrAlu1.hap1, whole genome shotgun sequence genome and harbors:
- the ARHGEF2 gene encoding LOW QUALITY PROTEIN: rho guanine nucleotide exchange factor 2 (The sequence of the model RefSeq protein was modified relative to this genomic sequence to represent the inferred CDS: inserted 4 bases in 3 codons), with protein sequence MSRIESLARARSDRAKVARRRRDEGGKDKDARYTNGHLFTTITVSGMTMCFACNKSITAKEALICPTCNVTIHNRCKDTLPNCTKVKQKQQKAALLKNSSALQSVSLRNKTAIRERPNSAIYPSESFRQTLLGPRRGRPSLSLSKSVSTTNIAGTFNDESPLGIRRILSQSTDSLNMRNRTLSVESLIDEGPDVILNQLMSDFETDGKDFEADSWSLAVDNSYLQQHKMDVMKRQDVIYELIQTEIHHVRTLKIMATMFRKAMLEDLQVXPGTVQKIFPCVDELSQIHERFLAQLLERRRESLAHDSNKNFVINRLGDILVNQFSGASAEQLKKAYSEFCSKHXKAVKEYKDLLARDKRFQQFIRRMTRSPLLRRHGVPECILLVTQRITKYRCSLSAXLKNSKDNEGDSADLSRALKLVKELISSVNEEVHTCEMNARLWDVYRRVDGRAKVQLPWESRAGVFGKDELLRRKLVHSGCMLWKTAAGRFKDVLVLLMTDVLIFLQEKDQKYTFPMLDKPAVISLQNLIVRDIANQEKGMFLISAAPPEMYEVHAASRDDRNNWMKVIQQTVGLCPSRQDFPLIETEIEASLRKLKDRILQHDRKITALLEEKVGLFADMLALASGCEEPSPTLAPRSLFRSDSAEGSRGEKLLHDAIREVECLKEIFTGAGRDRDQNNLVEAESCPSPGASNGDTGSFNGSLEFCRAESDAGQRDGNGNQVLQRVPQEEINQRLVNLYGLLHGLQAVVSQQDTLLELQLQEGPEKPPSRRGSAAAPVEPAARAAGEKPGTTELALLQRQHGLLQEELGRCRQLCQERAQEAAALETRLRDSEQERGRLERELEEARRHLGALRQDGGPRGRRVDPRRRSLPAGDALYLSFTPPQLSHGPHPAGLSYHHPAFAPCPRQELDYRGGGDPDRLREEGDDALDALLEDEALGSRHSPPASPRDFLRMQDIPEEVESSQELKEGDGGSSDS